The following proteins are co-located in the Vigna angularis cultivar LongXiaoDou No.4 chromosome 2, ASM1680809v1, whole genome shotgun sequence genome:
- the LOC108327728 gene encoding beta-glucuronosyltransferase GlcAT14A, which produces MKKLKHYYHQQHHQQQRKYIVPVITIVSFISLISLLLFALRLTSPDAFLIFPFPLSAVISAPSPFVESKLHALPLPPPSPLPPVLAYLISASAGDAPALLRSLSALYHPRNRYILHLDRHSSPEERHLLAAHIERHPTFRHFRNVRLISKANLITYRGPTMVANTLHAAAIALSDTHYWDWFINLSASDYPLVTQDDLLHALSQLPRDLNFIDHTSDIGWKDHQRARPIIIDPGLYMTKKQDVFWITQRRSKPTAFKLFTGSAWMVLSRSFIDYCIWGWDNLPRTALMYYTNFVSSPEGYFHTVICNAQEFKNTTVNSDLHFISWDNPPRQHPHYLSLDYMKKMVDSNAPFARKFHGDDPVLDKIDAELLSRGPGMVVPGGWCIGSRENGSDPCSVVGNTTFLRPGPGSKRLQTLISSMLSDENFRPKQCV; this is translated from the exons ATGAAGAAACTAAAACATTATTACcatcaacaacatcatcaacaacaacGAAAGTACATTGTCCCAGTAATCACCATCGTCTCCTTCATCTCCCTCATCTCCCTCCTCCTCTTCGCCCTCAGACTAACCTCCCCCGACGCCTTCCTCATCTTCCCCTTCCCCCTCTCCGCCGTCATCTCTGCCCCATCCCCCTTCGTCGAGTCCAAGCTTCACGCTCTTCCACTCCCTCCCCCATCCCCTCTTCCCCCCGTCCTCGCCTACCTAATCTCCGCCTCCGCCGGCGACGCCCCTGCCCTCCTCCGATCCCTATCCGCCCTCTACCATCCCCGCAACCGCTACATCCTCCACCTCGACCGCCATTCCTCCCCCGAGGAACGCCACCTCCTTGCCGCCCACATCGAACGCCACCCCACCTTCCGACACTTCCGCAACGTCCGCCTTATCTCCAAAGCCAACCTCATCACCTACCGCGGCCCCACCATGGTCGCGAACACCCTCCACGCTGCCGCCATCGCCCTCTCCGACACCCATTACTGGGATTGGTTCATCAACCTCAGCGCCTCCGATTACCCCCTCGTTACCCAAGACG ATCTGCTGCACGCGTTGTCGCAATTGCCACGAGATCTTAATTTCATTGATCATACAAGTGACATTGGGTGGAAAGA TCATCAACGGGCAAGGCCTATAATTATTGATCCGGGGTTGTATATGACTAAGAAGCAAGATGTGTTTTGGATAACACAGAGGAGAAGTAAACCAACGGCCTTCAAACTTTTCACAG GTTCGGCTTGGATGGTACTATCAAGATCTTTCATCGATTACTGTATATGGGGATGGGACAACCTACCTCGTACTGCTCTCATGTACTACACAAATTTCGTATCTTCCCCTGAAGGGTACTTCCACACTGTCATTTGTAATGCTCAAGAGTTCAAGAACACAACTGTTAATAGTGATCTTCACTTCATTTCTTGGGACAATCCTCCCAGACAACATCCCCACTACCTTTCTCTCGATTACATGAAAAAGATGGTTGACAGCAACGCCCCCTTCGCGAGGAAGTTCCACGGAGACGATCCAGTATTGGACAAAATCGATGCAGAGCTTTTGTCCAGAGGTCCTGGGATGGTTGTTCCTGGTGGCTGGTGCATAGGAAGCAGGGAGAATGGGAGCGATCCTTGTTCTGTAGTTGGTAATACTACTTTCCTTAGGCCTGGTCCAGGTTCTAAAAGGCTTCAAACTTTGATCAGTTCAATGTTGTCTGATGAAAATTTTCGACCAAAACAGTGTGTATGA
- the LOC108328536 gene encoding GDSL esterase/lipase At5g33370 isoform X1 has protein sequence MTTSSSFVLIVVLGLVLVLGVTVPKSEARPRAFFVFGDSLVDNGNNNYLQTVARANAPPYGIDYPTHKPTGRFSNGFNIPDFISQELGAESTMPYSSPDLTIENLLVGANFASAGVGILNDTGDHFMNIIKMHKQLENFKEYQQRMSALIGVSRTKRLVNQALILITVGGNDFVNNYFLVDSTARSRQYPLPDYVNLLISRYKKHLQRLYDLGGRRVIVTGTGPIGCAPAELAMRGKNGECSADLQRAAALYNPQLEQMIIELNNEIGSVIFIAANTALMHNDFITNPKAYGFNTSKVACCGQGPYNGMGLCLPISNLCPNRELHVFWDAFHPTEKANKLVVQQIMSGSTKYMKPINLSTILAIDHFHQD, from the exons ATGACAACCTCGTCAAGTTTTGTTCTTATTGTAGTTCTAGGTTTAGTTTTAGTCTTAGGAGTAACTGTCCCTAAAAGTGAAGCCAGGCCAAGAGCATTCTTTGTATTCGGAGATTCTCTAGTTGACAATGGAAACAACAACTATTTGCAAACCGTTGCTCGTGCCAATGCCCCTCCTTATGGAATTGACTACCCAACTCACAAACCAACCGGACGCTTCTCTAATGGATTCAACATTCCTGATTTTATCA GTCAAGAACTTGGTGCTGAGTCTACAATGCCATACTCGAGCCCTGACTTAACAATAGAGAATCTATTAGTTGGTGCGAATTTTGCTTCGGCTGGAGTTGGAATCCTTAACGATACAGGAGATCACTTT ATGAACATAATTAAAATGCATAAACAATTAGAGAATTTTAAAGAGTACCAACAACGAATGAGTGCTCTGATTGGTGTGTCGAGAACCAAAAGACTGGTGAATCAAGCGTTAATTCTCATCACTGTTGGTGggaatgactttgtgaacaatTACTTCCTGGTGGATTCTACTGCAAGGTCTCGTCAATATCCACTCCCAGACTACGTCAACCTTCTCATCTCTCGCTACAAAAAGCACTTGCAG AGGCTGTATGATCTTGGAGGCAGAAGAGTTATTGTGACAGGGACAGGACCGATAGGTTGTGCTCCTGCAGAATTGGCTATGCGAGGCAAAAATGGAGAATGTTCTGCTGATCTACAACGTGCTGCAGCATTGTATAACCCTCAGTTGGAACAAATGATAATTGAACTCAACAACGAAATTGGCTCTGTCATTTTCATTGCTGCAAACACAGCACTGATGCACAATGACTTCATCACCAATCCCAAAGCTTATG GATTTAATACATCAAAAGTTGCTTGTTGTGGACAAGGACCCTACAATGGTATGGGGCTATGCTTGCCAATTTCCAACCTATGTCCAAACAGAGAACTGCATGTTTTTTGGGATGCGTTTCATCCAACTGAAAAGGCAAACAAACTTGTTGTACAGCAAATTATGTCAGGTTCTACTAAGTATATGAAGCCAATCAACCTCAGCACCATTCTCGCCATCGACCACTTTCATCAAGATTAA
- the LOC108328536 gene encoding GDSL esterase/lipase At5g33370 isoform X2, translating to MTTSSSFVLIVVLGLVLVLGVTVPKSEARPRAFFVFGDSLVDNGNNNYLQTVARANAPPYGIDYPTHKPTGRFSNGFNIPDFISQELGAESTMPYSSPDLTIENLLVGANFASAGVGILNDTGDHFMNIIKMHKQLENFKEYQQRMSALIGVSRTKRLVNQALILITVGGNDFVNNYFLVDSTARSRQYPLPDYVNLLISRYKKHLQRLYDLGGRRVIVTGTGPIGCAPAELAMRGKNGECSADLQRAAALYNPQLEQMIIELNNEIGSVIFIAANTALMHNDFITNPKAYGSLLWTRTLQWYGAMLANFQPMSKQRTACFLGCVSSN from the exons ATGACAACCTCGTCAAGTTTTGTTCTTATTGTAGTTCTAGGTTTAGTTTTAGTCTTAGGAGTAACTGTCCCTAAAAGTGAAGCCAGGCCAAGAGCATTCTTTGTATTCGGAGATTCTCTAGTTGACAATGGAAACAACAACTATTTGCAAACCGTTGCTCGTGCCAATGCCCCTCCTTATGGAATTGACTACCCAACTCACAAACCAACCGGACGCTTCTCTAATGGATTCAACATTCCTGATTTTATCA GTCAAGAACTTGGTGCTGAGTCTACAATGCCATACTCGAGCCCTGACTTAACAATAGAGAATCTATTAGTTGGTGCGAATTTTGCTTCGGCTGGAGTTGGAATCCTTAACGATACAGGAGATCACTTT ATGAACATAATTAAAATGCATAAACAATTAGAGAATTTTAAAGAGTACCAACAACGAATGAGTGCTCTGATTGGTGTGTCGAGAACCAAAAGACTGGTGAATCAAGCGTTAATTCTCATCACTGTTGGTGggaatgactttgtgaacaatTACTTCCTGGTGGATTCTACTGCAAGGTCTCGTCAATATCCACTCCCAGACTACGTCAACCTTCTCATCTCTCGCTACAAAAAGCACTTGCAG AGGCTGTATGATCTTGGAGGCAGAAGAGTTATTGTGACAGGGACAGGACCGATAGGTTGTGCTCCTGCAGAATTGGCTATGCGAGGCAAAAATGGAGAATGTTCTGCTGATCTACAACGTGCTGCAGCATTGTATAACCCTCAGTTGGAACAAATGATAATTGAACTCAACAACGAAATTGGCTCTGTCATTTTCATTGCTGCAAACACAGCACTGATGCACAATGACTTCATCACCAATCCCAAAGCTTATGGTA GCTTGTTGTGGACAAGGACCCTACAATGGTATGGGGCTATGCTTGCCAATTTCCAACCTATGTCCAAACAGAGAACTGCATGTTTTTTGGGATGCGTTTCATCCAACTGA